One stretch of Glycine soja cultivar W05 chromosome 7, ASM419377v2, whole genome shotgun sequence DNA includes these proteins:
- the LOC114417713 gene encoding beta-galactosidase 15-like yields the protein MTGRKCSLSAMFLLCLSLISIAINALEVSYDERALTIDGKRRILFSGSIHYPRSTPEMWPYLIRKAKEGGLDVIETYVFWNAHEPQRRQYDFSENLDLVRFIRTIQKEGLYAMIRIGPYISSEWNYGGLPVWLHNIPNMEFRTHNRAFMEEMKTFTRKIVDMMQDETLFAVQGGPIIIAQIENEYGNVMHAYGNNGTQYLKWCAQLADSFETGVPWVMSQQSNAPQFMIDSCDGYYCDQFQPNDNHKPKIWTENWTGGYKNWGTQNPHRPAEDVAYAVARFFQFGGTFQNYYMYHGGTNFKRTAGGPYVTTSYDYDAPLDEYGNLNQPKWGHLRQLHNLLKSKENILTQGSSQHTDYGNMVTATVYTYDGKSTCFIGNAHQSKDATINFRNNEYTIPAWSVSILPNCSSEAYNTAKVNTQTTIMVKKDNEDLEYALRWQWRQEPFVQMKDGQITGIIDLTAPKLLDQKVVTNDFSDYLWYITSIDIKGDDDPSWTKEFRLRVHTSGHVLHVFVNGKHVGTQHAKNGQFKFVHESKIKLTTGKNEISLLSTTVGLPNYGPFFDNIEVGVLGPVQLVAAVGDYDYDDDEIVKDLSKNQWSYKVGLHGEHEMHYSYENSLKTWYTDAVPTDRILVWYKTTFKSPIGDDPVVVDLSGLGKGHAWVNGNSIGRYWSSYLADENGCSPKCDYRGPYTSNKCLSMCAQPSQRWYHVPRSFLRDDDQNTLVLFEELGGQPYYVNFLTVTVGKVCANAYEGNTLELACNKNQVISEIKFASFGLPKGECGSFQKGNCESSEALSAIKAQCIGKDKCSIQVSERALGPTRCRVAEDRRLAVEAVCDIRVSGEGRKH from the exons ATGACGGGGCGAAAGTGTTCTCTGAGTGCAATGTTTCTGCTATGTTTGAGTTTGATTAGCATAGCAATCAATGCTCTTGAGGTTTCATATGATGAAAGGGCACTTACAATTGATGGCAAAAGAAGAATTTTATTCTCTGGTTCCATTCATTATCCTCGCAGCACTCCTGAA ATGTGGCCATATTTGATTCGTAAAGCAAAAGAAGGTGGACTTGATGTAATTGAAACATATGTTTTTTGGAATGCCCACGAACCTCAGCGTCGTCAG TATGATTTTTCCGAAAATCTAGATCTTGTTAGATTCATTCGAACCATTCAAAAGGAAGGGCTTTATGCGATGATTCGAATTGGTCCATATATAAGCAGCGAATGGAACTACGG AGGTCTCCCAGTTTGGTTGCACAATATTCCCAACATGGAATTTAGGACACATAATCGTGCATTTATG GAGGAGATGAAAACCTTCACCAGAAAGATAGTGGACATGATGCAGGATGAGACACTATTTGCCGTACAAGGAGGACCCATTATTATTGCTCAG ATCGAGAATGAGTATGGAAATGTTATGCATGCATATGGTAACAATGGAACACAATATCTCAAATGGTGCGCTCAATTAGCTGACTCTTTTGAAACTGGTGTGCCTTGGGTCATGTCTCAACAAAGCAATGCTCCTCAATTCATG ATTGACTCGTGTGACGGTTATTATTGTGATCAATTCCAACCTAATGACAATCACAAACCCAAAATATGGACTGAGAATTGGACTGGCGG GTATAAGAATTGGGGTACGCAAAATCCTCATAGACCCGCTGAAGATGTAGCTTATGCAGTTGCAAGGTTTTTCCAATTTGGTGGcacatttcaaaattattatatg tACCATGGTGGTACCAACTTTAAACGAACTGCCGGAGGCCCATATGTCACTACTTCGTATGACTATGACGCTCCTTTGGATGAATATG gtaaTTTAAATCAACCAAAGTGGGGACATCTTAGACAACTTCATAACCTTCTAAAGTCAAAAGAGAATATCTTAACTCAAGGTTCCTCACAACATACAGATTATGGAAACATGGTTACA GCCACGGTGTACACTTATGATGGAAAATCAACTTGCTTCATTGGAAATGCACATCAATCAAAGGATGCTACAATTAATTTTCGAAACAATGAATACACCATTCCTGCCTGGTCTGTTTCTATTCTTCCAAACTGTTCTTCAGAAGCTTATAACACTGCAAAG GTCAATACTCAGACAACTATAATGGTCAAGAAGGACAATGAAGACTTAGAATATGCCTTGAGATGGCAATGGAGGCAAGAGCCGTTTGTCCAAATGAAAGATGGACAAATTACAGGCATCATTGACCTGACTGCTCCCAAACTCCTGGATCAAAAGGTTGTCACAAATGATTTTAGTGATTACTTATGGTACATCACCAG CATTGACATCAAAGGAGATGATGACCCTAGTTGGACCAAAGAATTTAGGCTAAGAGTGCACACCAGTGGGCATGTACTCCATGTATTTGTCAATGGAAAACATGTTG GTACCCAACATGCTAAAAATGGACAATTCAAGTTTGTTCACGAGTCCAAGATCAAATTGACTACTGGGAAGAATGAGATAAGTCTACTTAGTACCACCGTTGGATTACCC AACTATGGTCCTTTCTTTGACAACATCGAGGTCGGTGTTCTTGGTCCGGTTCAGTTGGTGGCAGCAGTTggtgattatgattatgatgatgacgAGATAGTCAAAGATCTCAGCAAAAATCAATGGAGTTATAAAGTTGGACTGCATGGGGAGCATGAGATGCATTACAGCTATGAGAATAGCCTCAAAACATGGTATACAGATGCTGTTCCAACCGATAGAATTTTAGTTTGGTATAAG ACCACATTCAAAAGTCCCATTGGAGATGATCCTGTTGTGGTTGATTTGAGTGGATTAGGAAAGGGTCATGCTTGGGTAAACGGTAACAGCATTGGTAGGTATTGGTCAAGCTACCTTGCAGATGAGAATGGTTGCTCTCCAAAATGTGATTATCGTGGTCCATACACTTCTAACAAGTGCCTGTCAATGTGTGCACAACCTTCTCAAAGATG gtaccatgttccaCGCTCATTTCTTCGTGACGATGATCAAAACACATTGGTCTTGTTTGAGGAATTGGGAGGCCAGCCCTATTATGTCAACTTTCTCACAGTAACTGTTGGGAAAGTTTGTGCAAATGCCTATGAAGGGAATACGTTGGAATTAGCATGCAACAAAAATCAAGTCATCTCTGAAATTAAATTTGCTAGCTTCGGCTTACCAAAGGGTGAATGTGGATCTTTTCAGAAGGGAAATTGTGAATCTTCGGAGGCTTTATCGGCCATCAAAGCG cAATGCATTGGCAAGGATAAATGTTCTATTCAAGTTTCTGAGAGAGCACTTGGACCTACCAGGTGTAGAGTTGCTGAAGATAGAAGATTAGCAGTTGAGGCAGTTTGTGATATACGAGTAAGCGGCGAAGGGAGGAAACACTAG
- the LOC114420345 gene encoding uncharacterized protein LOC114420345: MDKAFWDGRMENEAVNIISAANVIAQVNSIPMLNGTNFKVWKEVVEIVLGCMNLDLILRTERPISTMETSNEVKIEKWDRSNRMCLMIMKCYIPEAFWGSISDGQSEKKFLEEIEQYFAKNEKAETSNLLAKLISMKYKGKGNIREYIMEMSNLASKLKLLKLELGEDLLVHLVLSSLPAHFGQFKVSYNTQKDKWSLNELISHSV; this comes from the exons ATGGACAAGGCCTTTTGGGATGGTCGTATGGAAAATGAAGCAG TTAATATTATCAGTGCTGCAAATGTTATTGCCCAAGTGAATTCTATCCCAATGCTGAATGGGACAAATTTTAAGGTATGGAAGGAAGTCGTAGAAATTGTTCTTGGCTGTATGAATTTGGACTTGATACTAAGGACGGAACGACCCATTTCCACTATGGAAACCTCTAATGAGGTAAAAATTGAGAAGTGGGATCGGTCCAACCGAATGTGCCTTATGATCATGAAATGCTATATTCCAGAGGCGTTTTGGGGCTCTATTTCTGACGGTcaaagtgaaaagaaattccTTGAGGAAATTGAGCAATATTTTGCCAAAAATGAAAAGGCGGAGACAAGTAACCTTTTGGCTAAACTCATCTCTATGAAGTATAAAGGCAAAGGGAACATAAGGGAGTACATTATGGAGATGTCCAATCTCGCATCAAAACTCAAGttacttaagttagagcttGGTGAAGACCTGCTCGTGCACTTGGTTTTGAGCTCGCTTCCTGCACactttgggcaattcaaagtgaGCTATAACACTCAGAAGGACAAATGGTCCCTCAATGAGCTTATATCTCACTCTGTGTAA